In Amycolatopsis methanolica 239, a single genomic region encodes these proteins:
- a CDS encoding nucleoside/nucleotide kinase family protein: MTSPTFDELLTRAEGLVTRGRRSILGIVGAPAAGKTTLARGLADALGNRAVVVGMDGFHLAQVELQRLGRTDRKGAPDTFDAFGYVSLLRRIKETKETVYAPLFRREIEEPIAGAVCVPPEVPLVITEGNYLLVDEEPWSDVPGLLEEVWFLKPDEQERIERLVNRHRRYGRTLVEAKGRALGSDQRNADLIETTASRADLVLENLPLQNFVI; encoded by the coding sequence ATGACGAGTCCGACGTTCGACGAGCTGCTGACCAGGGCGGAGGGCCTGGTGACGCGCGGGAGACGGTCCATCCTGGGGATCGTGGGCGCGCCCGCGGCGGGCAAGACGACCCTGGCGCGCGGGCTGGCCGACGCGCTCGGCAACCGCGCGGTCGTGGTCGGCATGGACGGGTTCCACCTGGCGCAGGTCGAGCTGCAGCGGCTGGGCCGGACCGACCGCAAGGGCGCGCCGGACACCTTCGACGCCTTCGGGTACGTGAGCCTGCTGCGCCGCATCAAGGAGACCAAGGAGACGGTGTACGCGCCGCTGTTCCGGCGCGAGATCGAGGAGCCGATCGCGGGCGCGGTGTGCGTGCCGCCGGAGGTGCCGCTGGTCATCACCGAGGGCAACTACCTGCTGGTCGACGAGGAGCCGTGGAGCGACGTGCCCGGGCTGCTCGAGGAGGTCTGGTTCCTCAAGCCCGACGAGCAGGAGCGGATCGAGCGGCTGGTCAACCGGCACCGCCGCTACGGCCGCACGCTGGTCGAGGCGAAGGGCCGCGCGCTGGGCAGCGACCAGCGCAACGCGGACCTGATCGAGACCACCGCGAGCCGGGCCGACCTGGTGCTGGAGAACCTGCCGCTGCAGAACTTCGTGATATGA
- a CDS encoding SDR family oxidoreductase has product MTGVLVVTGGSRGIGAAVATLGAERGYDVVINYASDPAAAEEVAARVRAADRKALAVRGDVASEEDVIALFDAAAGLGPVTAVVNNAAITGNTPGRLDSQDVTTVRRVLDVNVTGVFLCCREAVRRMSTRYGGAGGAVVNISSTAARTGSPGEWTHYAATKAAVETLTWGLAQEVAGEGVRVNAVAPGLVDTGLHAAAGLPDRVERLAPGIPLARAGRPEEIAEAVLWMLSPAASYAVGAVLPVGGGR; this is encoded by the coding sequence ATGACCGGGGTCCTCGTCGTCACCGGCGGCAGCCGGGGCATCGGCGCGGCGGTCGCGACACTGGGCGCCGAGCGCGGGTACGACGTGGTGATCAACTATGCGAGCGACCCGGCGGCGGCCGAGGAGGTCGCCGCCCGGGTTCGCGCCGCCGACCGGAAGGCGCTGGCCGTCCGCGGCGATGTGGCGTCCGAGGAGGACGTGATCGCGTTGTTCGACGCGGCGGCCGGGCTGGGGCCGGTCACGGCGGTGGTGAACAACGCGGCCATCACCGGCAACACGCCGGGGCGGCTGGACTCGCAGGACGTGACGACCGTGCGCCGCGTGCTGGACGTCAACGTGACCGGGGTGTTCCTGTGCTGCCGGGAGGCGGTGCGGCGGATGTCCACTCGGTACGGCGGAGCCGGTGGGGCGGTGGTCAACATTTCGTCCACAGCCGCGCGCACCGGTTCGCCCGGCGAGTGGACGCACTACGCGGCGACGAAGGCGGCGGTCGAGACGCTGACCTGGGGCCTGGCGCAGGAGGTCGCCGGCGAGGGGGTGCGGGTCAACGCCGTGGCGCCCGGCCTGGTGGACACCGGCCTGCACGCGGCGGCCGGGCTGCCCGATCGGGTGGAGCGGCTGGCCCCGGGGATCCCGCTGGCCAGGGCCGGGCGGCCGGAGGAGATCGCCGAGGCGGTCCTGTGGATGCTTTCGCCTGCCGCGTCCTACGCGGTGGGCGCGGTCCTCCCGGTCGGGGGCGGTCGCTGA
- a CDS encoding VOC family protein, whose translation MSKLTGVHHLALTVTDVDRSVPWYERVLDLRETGRREDPETGLRKVLLQAPGDAFSVVLLQHPDTERGPFDERRTGLDHVAFTVPTFAELKQWEQRLADYGVDYSPAKQSRTLPGSAVVVFRDPDGIQLEVWAGIGS comes from the coding sequence ATGTCGAAGCTGACCGGAGTGCACCACTTGGCCCTCACCGTGACCGACGTCGACCGGAGTGTGCCCTGGTACGAGCGCGTGCTCGACCTGCGGGAGACCGGGCGTCGGGAGGATCCGGAGACCGGCCTGCGGAAGGTGCTGCTCCAGGCCCCCGGCGACGCGTTCTCGGTGGTCCTGCTGCAGCACCCGGACACCGAGCGCGGCCCGTTCGACGAGCGCCGGACCGGGCTGGACCACGTCGCGTTCACCGTGCCGACCTTCGCCGAGCTGAAGCAGTGGGAGCAGCGGCTCGCCGACTACGGGGTCGACTACAGCCCGGCCAAGCAGTCGCGCACGCTGCCTGGCTCCGCGGTCGTCGTGTTCCGCGACCCGGACGGCATCCAGCTGGAGGTGTGGGCAGGCATCGGCTCCTGA